One stretch of Sinomonas terrae DNA includes these proteins:
- a CDS encoding alpha/beta fold hydrolase, translating into METVTSQDGTVIAFDRLGAGEPLILVAGASCDRQADAALADALGERFDVVNYDRRGRGESTDTLPFAVDREIEDIAALLDFVGAAPILVGLSSGAALAARAAAKLPVRALVMWEPPYPTDEQGLAAANAYTAALRDRLDADDQDGAFALFLGRVGLPPEAIAGMRQSPYWPQGVRLAPTLAHDDAALGGPIPTDVFGAISVPALVLAGGASPKMLQDGARAAAEAIPGSVFDTLEGQTHDAAADVLAAAVVDFTAQLPAS; encoded by the coding sequence ATGGAAACCGTGACCTCGCAGGATGGAACCGTCATCGCCTTCGACAGGCTCGGCGCGGGCGAACCGCTCATTCTCGTCGCGGGCGCCTCGTGCGACCGCCAAGCCGACGCCGCCCTCGCCGACGCGCTCGGCGAGCGCTTCGACGTCGTCAACTACGATCGACGCGGCCGTGGCGAGAGCACCGACACGCTGCCGTTCGCCGTCGACCGCGAGATCGAGGACATCGCCGCACTGCTCGACTTCGTCGGGGCCGCCCCGATCCTGGTCGGCCTCTCGTCGGGCGCCGCGCTCGCTGCGCGGGCCGCCGCAAAGCTGCCCGTCCGCGCGCTCGTCATGTGGGAGCCTCCCTATCCGACGGACGAGCAGGGCCTCGCAGCAGCCAATGCCTACACTGCCGCGCTCAGGGACCGCCTCGACGCCGACGACCAGGACGGCGCCTTCGCCCTCTTCCTCGGACGGGTCGGCCTGCCACCGGAGGCGATCGCGGGCATGCGCCAGTCGCCGTACTGGCCCCAAGGCGTGCGCCTCGCCCCAACCCTCGCCCACGACGACGCGGCCCTCGGCGGTCCCATCCCCACCGACGTCTTCGGCGCCATCAGCGTCCCGGCGCTCGTCCTGGCCGGCGGCGCCAGCCCGAAGATGCTGCAGGACGGCGCGCGGGCGGCAGCCGAGGCGATTCCGGGATCGGTCTTCGACACCCTTGAAGGCCAGACTCACGACGCCGCGGCGGACGTGCTCGCGGCCGCCGTCGTCGACTTCACGGCGCAGCTCCCGGCGAGCTAG